A window from Methylocystis sp. MJC1 encodes these proteins:
- the metF gene encoding methylenetetrahydrofolate reductase [NAD(P)H]: MFNALHPTASGSRFNISYEFFPPKTAEMETQLWASVKRLEALRPHFVSVTYGAGGSTRERTHAIVARIARETVMKPAAHLTCVSSSKEEIDEILHAYWEAGVRHIVALRGDPPTGVGTAFEPNPKGYASSSDLVQGIRRLHDFEISVSTYPEGHPESRSIEQDLDALQAKIDAGATRAITQFFFDNDVYFRFLDKARARGITIPIVPGIMPIRNFKQVANFAAKAGASVPRWVAERFDGLDEDQETRALVAATTAVEQVMGLARAGVEEFHFYTNNRADMVFAICHLLGVRPLREKVDA, translated from the coding sequence ATGTTCAACGCGCTGCATCCGACCGCCTCCGGCTCGCGGTTCAATATCTCTTACGAATTCTTTCCGCCCAAGACGGCGGAGATGGAGACGCAGCTTTGGGCGTCGGTGAAGCGCCTCGAAGCCTTGCGGCCGCATTTCGTCTCCGTCACCTATGGCGCGGGCGGCTCGACGCGTGAGCGCACCCATGCGATCGTCGCGCGCATCGCCCGCGAGACCGTCATGAAGCCGGCGGCGCATCTCACTTGCGTGTCGTCCTCGAAAGAAGAGATCGACGAGATTCTTCACGCCTATTGGGAGGCTGGCGTGCGCCACATCGTGGCGCTGCGCGGCGATCCGCCGACAGGCGTCGGCACGGCGTTCGAACCCAACCCCAAGGGCTACGCCAGCTCTTCCGATCTCGTGCAGGGCATTCGTCGGCTGCATGATTTCGAGATTTCGGTGTCGACCTACCCCGAGGGCCATCCCGAAAGCCGCTCTATCGAACAGGATCTCGACGCGCTGCAGGCGAAGATCGACGCCGGCGCGACGCGCGCCATCACGCAGTTCTTCTTCGACAACGACGTCTACTTCCGCTTTCTCGACAAGGCGCGCGCCCGCGGCATTACGATCCCGATCGTACCGGGCATCATGCCGATCCGCAATTTCAAGCAGGTCGCGAATTTCGCGGCGAAGGCGGGCGCGAGCGTGCCGCGCTGGGTCGCCGAGCGTTTCGACGGCCTCGATGAAGATCAAGAGACCCGCGCGCTCGTCGCCGCGACGACCGCCGTCGAGCAGGTGATGGGCCTGGCCCGCGCCGGCGTCGAGGAGTTTCATTTCTACACCAACAACCGCGCCGATATGGTCTTCGCCATATGCCACCTGCTCGGCGTTCGTCCCCTTCGCGAGAAAGTAGACGCATGA
- a CDS encoding ArsR/SmtB family transcription factor yields MTAPNSLRLDPALAALNAAAEETRLRLLALLNQSELTVSEVVTILGQSQPRVSRHLKLLVEAGLVERRREGAWAFFRLSPTGQAGAMARDIAAWLDPNDAVLAEDQARLEDVRQARAENAARYFAAHAAEWDDIRSLHVPEARVEDAMREAVGDAPVRTLLDLGAGAGRMLELFAPLAERAIGVDLSTAMLAVARGRMEETGLRNVQLRQGDIYALPIERNSVDLAIMHQVLHYLDDPARALREAARVLAPGGRLLVVDFAPHQEEALRDKHAHRRLGFSESEIADLLAQAGLETVMHRALSPAAGEGAKLTVSLWLARDPRTIADPIPASSYETA; encoded by the coding sequence ATGACCGCCCCCAATTCCCTAAGGCTGGACCCCGCGCTCGCGGCGCTCAATGCAGCCGCGGAAGAGACGCGGCTGCGGCTGCTCGCTCTGCTTAACCAGTCCGAGCTCACCGTCAGCGAGGTCGTCACCATCCTCGGCCAGTCGCAGCCGCGCGTTTCTCGCCATCTGAAGCTCCTCGTCGAGGCCGGCCTGGTCGAGCGCCGCCGCGAAGGCGCCTGGGCTTTCTTTCGACTGTCGCCGACGGGACAGGCGGGCGCCATGGCGCGCGACATTGCGGCCTGGCTCGATCCCAATGATGCGGTTCTCGCCGAGGATCAGGCGCGCCTCGAAGACGTGCGCCAGGCCCGCGCCGAAAACGCCGCCCGCTATTTCGCCGCCCACGCCGCCGAATGGGACGATATCCGCTCGCTGCATGTCCCCGAGGCGCGCGTCGAGGACGCCATGCGCGAGGCCGTGGGCGATGCGCCGGTGCGCACCCTGCTCGATCTCGGCGCCGGCGCCGGCCGCATGCTGGAGCTCTTCGCGCCGCTCGCGGAACGCGCCATTGGCGTCGATCTTTCGACCGCCATGCTCGCTGTGGCGCGCGGTCGCATGGAGGAGACGGGGCTACGCAATGTGCAATTGCGCCAGGGCGACATTTACGCTTTGCCGATTGAGCGCAATTCCGTCGATCTCGCGATCATGCATCAGGTCCTGCACTATCTTGACGATCCGGCCCGCGCGCTGCGCGAGGCGGCGCGCGTATTGGCGCCCGGCGGGCGGCTGCTCGTCGTCGACTTCGCGCCGCATCAGGAAGAGGCCCTGCGCGACAAGCACGCCCATCGCCGCCTCGGCTTTTCCGAAAGCGAGATCGCCGACCTTCTCGCCCAGGCGGGCTTGGAGACGGTGATGCACCGCGCGCTTTCGCCGGCCGCCGGCGAGGGCGCGAAGTTGACTGTTTCACTGTGGCTCGCGCGCGATCCGCGCACGATCGCCGATCCGATTCCTGCTTCTTCCTATGAGACCGCCTGA
- a CDS encoding acyl CoA:acetate/3-ketoacid CoA transferase, which yields MANNKVISADEAIALIRDNDVVTTTGFVQSCIPEALHAALEKRFVESQHPRDLTLIMTAGAGDSKGLGTGRFHHEGLLKRVIAANFGRMPKVAQAAQENKILGYNLPQGVISQLYRACAAGQPGLFSKVGLYTYVDPRFGGGKVNDVTTDDIVKYHNIQGEEWLFYISTKIDVAFIRGTSADPSGNISMEKEALVLDNLAQAMAAHNNGGLVIAQVERIVEQGSIKPKDVHVPGILVSAVVVADQPEMHRMNYGVMYNAALAGEVRVPVEKLSKMPLDERKVIARRASFELPPNGVVNLGVGAPEGIAAVANEEKLTPYITLTTEAGAIGGVLASGSSFGAATNADSIIQQNQQFDFYDGGGLDMTCLGMAECDLQGNVNTSKFGGRLNGCGGFINISQNARLVVFAGTFTNGGLRVEIADGKVNILQEGRNKKFLNSVEQTTFSGKFAQKRKQPVYYVTERCVFQLKENGLELVEVAPGIDIDKHILPFMDFKPIINDPQLMDRRIFIDEPMGLINDLLNLNLDQRISYDAARNILFLNLEGWNARTKKDVDEMRQALGAACQKVGKRVNSVVNHDGARIAEALYDDYAEMIEYLSQHYYLTTTRYATSAFARMKMKEAMAKRGLQPHVFERREAAETFLEVVAAEEEKAPA from the coding sequence ATGGCGAATAACAAGGTCATCAGCGCCGACGAGGCGATTGCGCTCATCCGCGACAATGATGTCGTGACTACCACGGGCTTCGTTCAAAGCTGCATTCCCGAGGCGCTCCACGCCGCGCTGGAGAAGCGTTTCGTCGAGTCCCAGCACCCGCGCGACCTGACCTTGATCATGACCGCCGGCGCCGGCGACTCCAAGGGCCTCGGCACCGGCCGCTTCCACCACGAGGGCCTGCTCAAGCGCGTCATCGCCGCCAATTTCGGCCGCATGCCCAAGGTCGCCCAGGCCGCCCAGGAGAATAAGATTCTGGGCTACAACCTGCCCCAGGGCGTCATCTCGCAGCTCTACCGCGCCTGCGCCGCCGGCCAGCCGGGCCTGTTCTCGAAAGTCGGTCTTTATACTTACGTCGATCCGCGCTTCGGCGGCGGCAAGGTGAACGACGTCACCACCGACGACATCGTCAAATATCACAACATCCAGGGCGAGGAGTGGCTCTTCTACATCTCCACCAAGATCGACGTCGCCTTCATCCGCGGCACCTCGGCTGACCCTTCGGGCAATATCAGCATGGAGAAGGAGGCGCTGGTTCTCGACAATCTCGCCCAGGCCATGGCCGCGCATAATAATGGCGGCCTTGTCATCGCGCAGGTCGAGCGCATCGTCGAGCAGGGTTCGATCAAGCCCAAGGACGTGCATGTGCCGGGCATTCTGGTCTCGGCCGTCGTGGTCGCCGATCAGCCCGAGATGCACCGTATGAATTACGGCGTCATGTATAATGCGGCGCTCGCCGGCGAAGTCCGCGTGCCGGTCGAGAAGCTCTCGAAAATGCCGCTCGACGAGCGCAAGGTCATCGCTCGCCGCGCCTCCTTCGAGCTACCGCCGAATGGCGTCGTCAACCTCGGCGTTGGCGCGCCGGAGGGCATCGCCGCCGTCGCCAATGAAGAAAAGCTCACGCCCTATATCACGCTGACGACGGAAGCCGGCGCGATCGGCGGCGTGCTGGCCTCGGGTTCGAGCTTCGGCGCGGCGACCAACGCCGACAGCATTATCCAGCAGAACCAGCAGTTCGATTTCTATGACGGCGGCGGTCTCGACATGACCTGCCTCGGCATGGCCGAATGCGACCTGCAGGGCAATGTCAACACCTCGAAATTCGGGGGGCGCCTCAACGGCTGCGGCGGCTTCATCAACATCAGCCAGAACGCGCGTCTTGTCGTCTTCGCCGGCACCTTCACCAATGGCGGCCTGCGCGTCGAGATCGCCGACGGCAAGGTCAATATCCTTCAGGAAGGCCGCAACAAGAAGTTCCTGAACTCGGTCGAGCAGACGACCTTCTCGGGCAAATTCGCGCAGAAGCGCAAGCAGCCGGTCTATTACGTCACCGAGCGTTGCGTCTTCCAGCTCAAGGAGAATGGTCTGGAGCTGGTCGAGGTCGCGCCCGGCATCGACATCGACAAGCACATTCTGCCCTTCATGGACTTCAAGCCGATCATCAATGATCCGCAGCTTATGGACCGTCGCATCTTCATCGACGAGCCCATGGGGCTGATCAATGATCTGCTCAACCTCAATCTCGATCAGCGCATCAGCTACGACGCCGCGCGCAATATTCTCTTCCTCAATCTCGAGGGCTGGAATGCGCGCACCAAGAAGGACGTCGACGAAATGCGCCAAGCGCTCGGCGCCGCCTGCCAGAAGGTGGGCAAGCGCGTGAATTCCGTCGTCAACCACGACGGCGCGCGGATCGCCGAGGCGCTCTACGACGACTACGCCGAGATGATCGAATATCTGAGCCAGCATTATTATCTGACGACGACGCGCTATGCGACGAGCGCCTTCGCCCGCATGAAGATGAAGGAAGCCATGGCCAAGCGCGGCCTGCAGCCCCACGTCTTCGAGCGCCGCGAGGCCGCCGAGACCTTCCTCGAAGTGGTCGCGGCCGAAGAGGAAAAGGCGCCGGCGTAA
- a CDS encoding zinc-dependent alcohol dehydrogenase family protein, with product MRAWTIDSFGRDNLKFVEMARPEPGPGDVLVQVANVSLNYRDQLVIDGKFGGGFDFPFTPGSDLAGRVASCGAGVTRFSAGDRVLSSYVPGWIDGLPPGSAARPFSTTMGGPLPGVLAEFVALPADWLVRAPGSLSDAQASTLPVAGVTAWAALIEAGRLRAGQTVLVQGTGGVALFGVQIARAHGAKVIVTSSDDAKLERAKALGADIGVNRNVGDWAKAVIEVTGGRGVDHILEIAGGANLAKSVEAAAVGGQISVIGIIEGLDLSAPVLPLMLKQLVVRGVFVGHRRATEDFVTAVETIGLQPVIDRRYPFEALPEAMAHLASGPFGKIVVDVAPAQNG from the coding sequence ATGAGGGCTTGGACGATCGATTCTTTCGGCCGCGATAATCTGAAGTTCGTTGAAATGGCGCGCCCCGAGCCGGGCCCCGGCGACGTGCTGGTTCAGGTCGCGAATGTTTCCCTGAATTATCGCGACCAGCTCGTCATCGACGGGAAGTTCGGCGGCGGCTTCGACTTTCCCTTCACGCCCGGCTCCGACCTCGCCGGGAGGGTGGCCTCCTGCGGCGCGGGCGTCACGCGTTTCAGCGCCGGCGACCGCGTCTTATCGAGCTATGTGCCCGGCTGGATCGACGGACTGCCGCCGGGGTCGGCGGCGCGGCCCTTTTCGACGACCATGGGCGGGCCGCTGCCCGGCGTGCTGGCGGAGTTCGTCGCTCTGCCCGCCGATTGGCTGGTTCGGGCGCCGGGGAGCCTCTCCGACGCGCAGGCGAGCACGCTGCCGGTCGCCGGCGTCACCGCCTGGGCCGCGCTCATCGAAGCGGGGCGGCTTCGCGCCGGTCAAACCGTCCTCGTGCAGGGCACTGGCGGCGTTGCGCTGTTCGGCGTGCAGATCGCGCGGGCGCATGGCGCAAAGGTCATCGTCACGTCCAGCGACGACGCCAAGCTCGAACGGGCCAAGGCGCTCGGCGCCGATATTGGCGTCAATCGCAACGTCGGCGACTGGGCGAAGGCGGTGATCGAAGTCACGGGCGGGCGGGGAGTCGATCACATCCTCGAAATCGCGGGCGGCGCCAATCTCGCGAAATCCGTGGAGGCGGCCGCCGTGGGCGGCCAGATTTCGGTCATCGGGATCATCGAGGGCCTCGATCTCTCGGCGCCAGTTCTCCCGCTCATGCTCAAGCAGCTCGTTGTCAGGGGCGTTTTCGTCGGTCACCGCCGCGCCACGGAAGACTTCGTCACAGCCGTCGAAACGATCGGCCTGCAACCCGTGATCGACCGGCGCTACCCCTTCGAGGCGCTGCCCGAGGCGATGGCGCATCTCGCAAGCGGGCCCTTCGGGAAGATCGTCGTCGACGTCGCGCCTGCGCAAAATGGCTGA
- a CDS encoding LysR family transcriptional regulator, producing MDPISLTSIFLACAEAGGFSAASRALNLSRSSVGKAVARLEAQLGVRLFHRTTRSQSLTEDGQLYYEHARRAMAELDAARGAMASGRREPAGVLRVTAPVCLGRHCIAPLLLRFAAAHPRLELAMSFTDRPVDLIEEGYDLAVRIAASLDSTGVAGRRLGAQRMTICAAPDYLARRSAPATPADLESHDLLIYTRANAMRHWRFPDACGRVPAFATKARARFDDLDALAGAAVMGFGLAWLPSYLAKKWLEAGALVEVMPSEPAVVFDIMLLWPQGPQMPMRVRRAIDFLVAEAPALLD from the coding sequence ATGGACCCTATCAGCCTCACGTCCATTTTCCTGGCTTGCGCGGAGGCGGGCGGCTTCTCGGCCGCCAGCCGGGCTCTCAACCTGTCGCGATCCTCAGTAGGCAAAGCCGTCGCGCGACTCGAGGCGCAGCTCGGCGTCCGCCTCTTCCACCGCACCACACGCAGCCAGAGCCTGACGGAAGACGGCCAGCTTTACTATGAGCACGCGCGGCGCGCGATGGCCGAGCTCGATGCGGCGCGCGGGGCGATGGCCTCGGGTCGGCGGGAGCCTGCCGGCGTCCTGCGGGTCACGGCGCCGGTCTGCCTCGGCCGCCACTGCATCGCGCCTTTGCTTTTAAGATTTGCCGCGGCGCATCCGCGCCTGGAGCTCGCAATGTCCTTCACCGATCGGCCCGTCGATCTGATCGAGGAAGGCTATGATCTGGCGGTCCGCATCGCGGCGAGTCTGGATTCGACCGGCGTCGCCGGCCGGCGCCTGGGCGCGCAAAGGATGACTATCTGCGCCGCGCCCGACTATCTCGCGCGGCGCAGCGCGCCGGCGACGCCGGCCGATCTCGAAAGCCACGATCTGCTGATCTATACGCGCGCCAACGCCATGCGTCACTGGCGTTTTCCCGACGCCTGCGGACGCGTCCCCGCCTTCGCGACAAAGGCCCGGGCGCGTTTCGACGATCTCGACGCGCTCGCCGGCGCTGCCGTCATGGGGTTTGGCCTTGCTTGGCTCCCCTCCTACCTGGCGAAGAAATGGCTGGAGGCCGGCGCTCTGGTCGAGGTAATGCCAAGCGAGCCGGCCGTCGTGTTCGACATCATGCTGCTCTGGCCGCAAGGGCCGCAAATGCCGATGCGCGTCAGGCGGGCGATCGACTTTCTCGTCGCGGAAGCGCCCGCCCTCCTGGATTGA
- a CDS encoding 6-pyruvoyl trahydropterin synthase family protein: MTVASFEVFREFYFEAAHALYDPEAKDGGKYRNLHGHSFRVRVTLRGERHGEEQWVMDLGKLGRRLAELREKLDHSFLNDLEGLGKPTLENLCLYIWRDLAPALPGLCEIGIFRDSCFEGCVYRGD; this comes from the coding sequence GTGACGGTGGCGAGTTTCGAGGTCTTCCGCGAATTCTATTTCGAGGCGGCGCACGCCCTCTACGACCCCGAGGCAAAGGACGGCGGCAAATACCGCAACCTCCACGGGCACTCCTTCCGTGTGCGCGTGACCCTGCGCGGCGAGCGCCACGGCGAGGAGCAATGGGTCATGGACCTGGGCAAGCTCGGCCGCCGTCTCGCAGAGCTGCGCGAGAAGCTCGACCATTCCTTCCTCAATGATCTGGAAGGCCTCGGCAAGCCGACGCTCGAAAACCTGTGCCTTTATATCTGGCGCGACCTCGCGCCCGCGCTCCCTGGCCTCTGCGAGATCGGCATTTTCCGCGACAGTTGTTTCGAGGGCTGCGTTTACAGGGGCGACTAG
- the queE gene encoding 7-carboxy-7-deazaguanine synthase — MSYAVKEAFKTLQGEGRHAGRAAVFCRFAGCNLWSGREQDRAAAECRFCDTDFIGTGGEGGGKFGDAQALAAHLAALWGAGREGRFAVLTGGEPMLQIDAALVDALHAEEFEIAVETNGTLPATPGLDWICVSPKAGTTLAQTRGDEMKLVYPQEGADPALYESLDFRHFLLQPMDGPEILRNTRAAVDYCLAHPRWRLSLQTHKMIGVK; from the coding sequence GTGAGTTACGCCGTCAAGGAAGCTTTCAAGACGCTGCAAGGCGAAGGACGGCACGCGGGCCGCGCCGCCGTCTTCTGCCGCTTCGCCGGGTGCAACCTGTGGAGCGGGCGGGAGCAGGACCGCGCCGCAGCCGAATGCCGCTTCTGCGATACGGATTTCATCGGGACGGGCGGCGAGGGCGGCGGCAAGTTCGGCGACGCCCAGGCGCTCGCCGCGCATCTTGCCGCGCTCTGGGGGGCGGGCCGCGAGGGGCGGTTCGCCGTGCTGACCGGCGGCGAACCCATGCTTCAAATCGACGCGGCTCTCGTGGACGCGCTCCATGCGGAAGAGTTCGAGATCGCGGTCGAGACCAATGGGACGCTCCCCGCAACGCCCGGCTTGGACTGGATTTGTGTCTCTCCGAAAGCCGGAACGACGCTGGCCCAGACGCGCGGCGACGAAATGAAGCTCGTCTACCCGCAGGAAGGAGCCGATCCGGCCTTATATGAAAGCCTCGACTTCCGCCATTTTCTGTTGCAGCCCATGGACGGCCCGGAGATTCTGCGTAATACGAGGGCCGCGGTCGACTACTGCCTCGCCCATCCGCGCTGGCGGCTGTCGCTGCAGACGCACAAGATGATCGGGGTGAAGTGA
- a CDS encoding c-type cytochrome, producing the protein MASYSRAPGFISLAASAALFAAPAFAGDAQKGAVIAKRWCASCHVVSSDQTTAVADAPSFLDIAKRRPDKKQIGNFLIDPHPPMPDMHLSRREIDDITSYIRSLDPSPQPPEQKDKDDALPKNG; encoded by the coding sequence ATGGCATCATACTCACGCGCCCCAGGTTTCATCAGCCTCGCTGCGAGCGCCGCGCTTTTCGCTGCGCCTGCTTTCGCCGGGGATGCGCAAAAGGGCGCGGTCATCGCCAAGCGTTGGTGCGCGAGCTGCCACGTCGTCTCCAGCGACCAGACGACGGCCGTCGCCGACGCGCCATCCTTCTTGGACATCGCAAAGCGGCGGCCCGATAAAAAGCAGATCGGCAACTTCCTCATCGATCCGCACCCGCCGATGCCGGACATGCATCTCTCGCGCAGGGAGATCGACGACATCACGAGCTACATCCGCAGTCTCGATCCGAGCCCTCAGCCGCCGGAGCAGAAGGACAAGGACGATGCGTTGCCGAAGAATGGGTGA
- a CDS encoding tetratricopeptide repeat protein, with amino-acid sequence MVGSAQKYISVAAKQKTKRVALPTGLFAASFAMLVTAFVAPAPALDAPSARAPETTPLPIFKNPRAALRAGLESYHAGDAATSVAALRYAAEGGEALAQWKLGRMYADGDGVRRDDAKAYDYFSKIVDHFAEEEPDPRERSMAANAFVAVGLYLRDGLTSAKIEPDLDRAFELFRYAATYFRNADAQFYLARMYLDGAGVKKDMRQGVNWLELAARKGHAQAQAMLGRLMFNGEAGGGAQKARGLMYLTLARDAATGGGVNEQWIVDSHAKALATANEAERKAAVALLEDYLRERSN; translated from the coding sequence ATGGTCGGATCCGCGCAAAAATACATCTCTGTCGCTGCAAAGCAAAAGACCAAGCGCGTGGCGCTTCCGACCGGCCTCTTCGCGGCGAGCTTCGCCATGCTCGTGACCGCCTTCGTCGCCCCCGCCCCGGCGCTCGACGCGCCGTCCGCGCGCGCGCCGGAGACGACGCCGCTTCCTATCTTCAAGAATCCCCGCGCCGCTCTGCGCGCCGGGCTGGAAAGCTACCACGCCGGCGACGCGGCCACCTCTGTCGCCGCGCTGCGCTACGCCGCCGAGGGGGGCGAGGCGCTGGCCCAATGGAAGCTCGGCCGGATGTACGCCGATGGCGATGGCGTCCGCCGGGACGACGCCAAGGCTTACGACTACTTCTCGAAGATCGTCGATCATTTCGCCGAGGAGGAGCCGGACCCGCGCGAGCGCTCCATGGCGGCGAACGCCTTTGTGGCGGTCGGCCTCTACCTGCGCGACGGTCTGACCTCGGCCAAGATCGAACCCGATCTCGACCGCGCCTTCGAACTCTTCCGCTACGCCGCGACCTATTTCCGCAACGCCGACGCCCAGTTTTATCTCGCCCGCATGTATCTCGACGGCGCGGGCGTGAAGAAAGACATGCGGCAGGGCGTCAATTGGCTCGAGCTTGCCGCGCGCAAAGGCCACGCGCAGGCGCAAGCGATGCTCGGCCGACTAATGTTCAACGGCGAGGCCGGCGGCGGCGCGCAGAAAGCGCGCGGGCTGATGTATCTGACGCTCGCGCGCGACGCCGCGACGGGCGGCGGGGTCAATGAGCAGTGGATCGTCGACTCACACGCGAAGGCGCTGGCCACGGCCAACGAAGCGGAACGCAAGGCCGCCGTCGCTTTGCTCGAAGACTATCTGCGCGAGCGGAGCAACTGA
- a CDS encoding MBL fold metallo-hydrolase — MSATIRGFFDEATFTITYLVSDPATKLAAIIDPVLDFEPGGGVADTRSIDTVLSVAREEGLTVAWVLETHAHADHLSAAPVVKAATGAKVGVGEHIVAVQEIFRPVFLADDIAPAGRDFDRLFKDGDRLPLGGLDIEVMYTPGHTPACVSYKIGDAVFVGDTLFMPDYGTARADFPGGDARALYRSIRRLLALPPETRLFMCHDYKAPGRDFYRWETTVAEERAKNVQIKDGVGEEEFVADRQKRDKALAAPRLLLPSIQVNIRAGRFPPPGPDGVRRLLVPVKFKGAAAPGH, encoded by the coding sequence ATGTCGGCGACGATCAGGGGCTTCTTCGACGAAGCCACCTTCACCATCACCTATCTCGTTTCCGATCCAGCGACCAAATTGGCCGCGATTATCGACCCTGTGCTCGATTTCGAGCCGGGCGGCGGAGTTGCCGACACCCGTTCGATCGATACGGTCTTGTCGGTCGCGCGCGAAGAAGGCTTGACCGTCGCGTGGGTGCTCGAAACCCATGCTCATGCCGACCATCTCTCGGCGGCGCCGGTCGTGAAAGCCGCCACCGGCGCGAAAGTCGGGGTCGGCGAGCATATCGTCGCGGTCCAGGAGATATTCCGCCCGGTATTTTTGGCCGACGACATCGCCCCCGCGGGCCGCGATTTCGACCGCCTGTTCAAGGACGGCGACCGCCTGCCGCTGGGCGGGCTCGACATAGAGGTCATGTATACGCCGGGACATACGCCCGCCTGCGTCTCCTATAAGATCGGCGACGCGGTCTTCGTCGGCGACACTCTGTTCATGCCGGATTACGGGACCGCCCGCGCCGATTTCCCGGGGGGAGACGCACGCGCGCTTTACCGGTCCATCCGCCGCCTGCTGGCCCTGCCGCCCGAGACGCGGCTCTTCATGTGCCACGACTACAAGGCGCCAGGCCGTGATTTCTATCGTTGGGAGACAACGGTCGCCGAGGAGCGGGCGAAAAACGTGCAGATAAAGGACGGGGTGGGCGAAGAGGAGTTCGTTGCGGATCGCCAGAAACGCGACAAGGCGCTAGCGGCGCCCCGCCTTTTGCTGCCGTCCATACAAGTCAATATCCGGGCTGGGCGCTTCCCGCCGCCGGGACCCGATGGCGTGCGCCGGCTTCTTGTCCCGGTAAAATTCAAAGGCGCCGCAGCGCCCGGGCATTAA
- a CDS encoding sulfite exporter TauE/SafE family protein, whose translation MLTPFVMKLAAGTLSGVFVGFTLGLIGGGGSVLAVPLLVYFVGVPEPHIAIGTSSVAVSVNAVFNLVNHARSGAIKWRCASVFALFGALGAFVGSTLGKLINGEKLLALFGLLMLVVGALMFLNRRGQGHPQVRLSRENFPRLAATGAATGALSGFFGVGGGFLIVPALMFAANLPILNAIGSSLVSVTAFGVTTAVNYAASGLVDWALAGGILGGGVIGGMIGAATARRLSAQRGTLATAFAGIVVTVALYVIWRSVGALT comes from the coding sequence ATGCTGACGCCCTTTGTGATGAAACTCGCCGCCGGCACGCTGTCCGGCGTCTTCGTCGGCTTTACGCTCGGACTCATCGGCGGCGGCGGCTCGGTCCTCGCCGTGCCGCTTCTCGTCTATTTCGTCGGCGTGCCGGAGCCGCATATCGCCATCGGCACGAGTTCCGTCGCTGTGTCGGTCAACGCTGTCTTCAACCTCGTCAACCACGCCCGATCGGGCGCGATCAAATGGCGCTGCGCATCGGTCTTCGCCCTTTTCGGCGCGCTCGGCGCCTTCGTGGGCTCGACCCTCGGCAAGCTTATCAATGGTGAGAAGCTCCTCGCTCTCTTCGGCCTTTTGATGCTCGTCGTCGGCGCGCTGATGTTCCTCAATCGCCGTGGGCAGGGGCATCCTCAAGTGCGGCTGAGCCGCGAAAATTTCCCGCGCCTCGCCGCAACGGGCGCCGCGACCGGCGCGCTTTCCGGGTTCTTCGGCGTCGGCGGCGGTTTTCTGATCGTTCCGGCCCTCATGTTCGCAGCCAATCTGCCGATCCTCAACGCGATCGGCTCCTCGCTTGTTTCGGTCACGGCCTTCGGCGTGACGACGGCGGTCAATTACGCGGCCTCCGGCCTCGTCGACTGGGCGCTCGCCGGCGGGATCCTCGGCGGCGGCGTCATCGGCGGCATGATCGGCGCGGCGACCGCGCGCCGCCTTTCCGCCCAGCGCGGCACGCTGGCGACGGCCTTTGCGGGAATCGTCGTCACTGTTGCGCTTTACGTTATCTGGCGGTCGGTCGGGGCGCTGACGTAA
- the xth gene encoding exodeoxyribonuclease III, translating into MRIATWNVNSVRQRLTPLLSFLKETTPDVLCLQELKCEENAFPRMEVEDAGYNVILHGQKTFNGVAILSKHPIEESRVGLPDFDHEGQSRYIEAVISHDGGALRVASIYAPNGNPADTPKYDYKLAFMEALTRHAAALLQLEEATVLAGDYNIIPEACDVYDPAAWASDALFLPQSRKAYRRLLNLGYADALRAVTDDAGLYTFWDYQAGAWQKNKGIRIDHLLLSPQAADRLTGVEIVKAMRAGEKPSDHVAIFGELR; encoded by the coding sequence TTGCGCATCGCGACTTGGAACGTGAATTCCGTCCGGCAGCGGCTCACGCCGCTTCTGTCCTTTTTGAAGGAGACCACGCCGGACGTCCTCTGCCTGCAGGAGCTCAAATGCGAGGAAAACGCCTTCCCGCGCATGGAGGTCGAAGACGCGGGCTATAATGTCATTCTGCATGGGCAGAAGACCTTCAACGGGGTGGCGATCCTCTCCAAACATCCGATCGAGGAATCGCGCGTCGGGCTTCCCGATTTCGACCACGAAGGGCAGTCGCGCTACATCGAGGCGGTGATCTCCCACGATGGCGGGGCCCTGCGCGTCGCGAGCATTTATGCGCCCAACGGCAATCCGGCGGACACGCCCAAATACGACTATAAGCTCGCCTTCATGGAGGCGCTGACGCGCCACGCCGCTGCGCTCCTGCAGCTCGAGGAGGCGACGGTGCTCGCGGGCGATTACAACATCATCCCGGAGGCTTGCGACGTCTATGACCCGGCCGCCTGGGCAAGCGACGCGCTGTTCCTGCCGCAGAGCCGCAAGGCCTATCGGCGGCTCCTGAACCTTGGCTATGCGGACGCGCTCCGCGCCGTCACCGACGACGCGGGGCTTTACACCTTCTGGGACTATCAGGCGGGCGCCTGGCAGAAGAACAAGGGCATCCGCATCGACCACCTGCTGCTCTCGCCGCAGGCCGCCGACCGGCTGACGGGGGTCGAGATCGTCAAGGCAATGCGGGCGGGGGAGAAGCCCTCCGACCATGTGGCGATTTTTGGGGAGCTGCGCTGA